One part of the Punica granatum isolate Tunisia-2019 unplaced genomic scaffold, ASM765513v2 Contig00640, whole genome shotgun sequence genome encodes these proteins:
- the LOC116191975 gene encoding auxin-responsive protein IAA9-like isoform X2 encodes MLRGSKEEAAPSNVTMPASSSSSTTTSQSSPELIKQNCIGFSDHSTFDISRVCKDDRKSTLNHKATELRLGLPGSESPERNADTCLELDEKPLFPLHPSNESEHSSQDAVISGYRRGFSDAMDGFMQFINSSMPPVKERRPPVKSFRKNSLALPSKSTEQVEGAKAAAGTTLFVKVSMDGAPYLRKVNLLKYAAYKELSHAVRKMFGCFTPEYELTYEDKDGDWMLVGDIPWEIFIGTCRRLRIMKSSDAIV; translated from the exons ATGTTACGAGGCTCTAAGGAGGAGGCCGCTCCTAGCAATGTCACTATGCCGGCTTCTTCATCCTCTTCGACTACTACATCCCAAAGTAGCCCGGAACTGATCAAGCAAAACTGCATTGGCTTCTCTGACCATTCTACTTTTGACATCTCTCGGGTATGCAAGGATGATAGGAAGAGCACCCTTAACCACAAAGCTACCGAACTGAGGCTCGGGCTTCCTGGGTCCGAATCTCCAGAAAGGAATGCAGACACGTGCCTAGAACTTGATGAGAAGCCGCTCTTTCCCCTGCATCCTTCAAATGAGAGCGAGCACTCTTCGCAGGATGCAGTTATTTCGGGATACAGGAGAGGATTCTCTGATGCTATGGACGGGTTCATGCAG TTCATCAACAGTAGTATGCCTCCGGTGAAAGAGCGCAGGCCACCAGTCAAATCGTTTCGGAAGAATTCGTTAGCCCTCCCTTCAAAGAGTACTGAACAAGTAGAAGGCGCGAAGGCAGCAGCAGGCACCACTCTGTTCGTAAAAGTGAGCATGGACGGTGCGCCTTATCTGAGGAAAGTTAATTTGCTTAAATATGCTGCGTACAAGGAACTTTCCCATGCCGTGCGGAAGATGTTCGGCTGCTTTACCCCAG AATATGAGCTGACTTACGAAGATAAAGACGGTGACTGGATGCTAGTAGGCGATATTCCATGGGA GATATTCATTGGGACTTGCAGGAGGCTGCGAATCATGAAGAGCTCAGATGCTATCGTCTAG
- the LOC116191975 gene encoding auxin-responsive protein IAA9-like isoform X1 — translation MLRGSKEEAAPSNVTMPASSSSSTTTSQSSPELIKQNCIGFSDHSTFDISRVCKDDRKSTLNHKATELRLGLPGSESPERNADTCLELDEKPLFPLHPSNESEHSSQDAVISGYRRGFSDAMDGFMQVKLAASVTKYSNISKKFLRSQDQEIALQFINSSMPPVKERRPPVKSFRKNSLALPSKSTEQVEGAKAAAGTTLFVKVSMDGAPYLRKVNLLKYAAYKELSHAVRKMFGCFTPEYELTYEDKDGDWMLVGDIPWEIFIGTCRRLRIMKSSDAIV, via the exons ATGTTACGAGGCTCTAAGGAGGAGGCCGCTCCTAGCAATGTCACTATGCCGGCTTCTTCATCCTCTTCGACTACTACATCCCAAAGTAGCCCGGAACTGATCAAGCAAAACTGCATTGGCTTCTCTGACCATTCTACTTTTGACATCTCTCGGGTATGCAAGGATGATAGGAAGAGCACCCTTAACCACAAAGCTACCGAACTGAGGCTCGGGCTTCCTGGGTCCGAATCTCCAGAAAGGAATGCAGACACGTGCCTAGAACTTGATGAGAAGCCGCTCTTTCCCCTGCATCCTTCAAATGAGAGCGAGCACTCTTCGCAGGATGCAGTTATTTCGGGATACAGGAGAGGATTCTCTGATGCTATGGACGGGTTCATGCAGGTGAAACTTGCTGCTTCGGTGACCAAGTATTCAAATATCTCTAAAAAATTTCTCAGGTCTCAGGATCAGGAAATTGCTCTCCAGTTCATCAACAGTAGTATGCCTCCGGTGAAAGAGCGCAGGCCACCAGTCAAATCGTTTCGGAAGAATTCGTTAGCCCTCCCTTCAAAGAGTACTGAACAAGTAGAAGGCGCGAAGGCAGCAGCAGGCACCACTCTGTTCGTAAAAGTGAGCATGGACGGTGCGCCTTATCTGAGGAAAGTTAATTTGCTTAAATATGCTGCGTACAAGGAACTTTCCCATGCCGTGCGGAAGATGTTCGGCTGCTTTACCCCAG AATATGAGCTGACTTACGAAGATAAAGACGGTGACTGGATGCTAGTAGGCGATATTCCATGGGA GATATTCATTGGGACTTGCAGGAGGCTGCGAATCATGAAGAGCTCAGATGCTATCGTCTAG